CCCGTCAGGCTCAACAAGCACATACCCTATCTCTTTATGTTCCTTCAAAAATGCCAATGCTTTTTTCTTCGGCATCACCGACACTGCAGTTGCGTAGGCATCGATGCGGGCATTGTCTGCCTTGGTAAAGAGGGTGACGGAAACAAAGGCTTTACCCTGTGTGGCTGTCTTGGGGTCGATGAGATGGTGTTCCTCCGGTCTGGTAGCATAGCGGTGGTAGGTGCCGCTGGTGGAGATGGAGAGGTTGAGGATCTTTGCAGTAACCTTTGCAAACATACCTTCATGGAACGGGGACTGGAGGTAGAGTTCACAGGTATGCAGACAGCGGATGTCGCCGCTGAGCCCTACGATACTCTGTGTGATGTTCTGCTCATTAAGCCACTGTGCCGTTTTGTCCACCGCATACCCTTTGCCCATACCGCCAAGGTCAATAACGATCCCCTCATCACTTGTAATATGTTTTTTACCAACGTGAAATCCGTCAATGTTACGTTTGGCGTGTTTCAATGCCGTTTTGGATGGGCTTTGCGGTCTCTCTGTGCCGAAACGGTAGAGGTCTTTAGTGATGGAGCCGATGGTGACATCGAAATAGCCGTCGGTCTCCTCATAATAGCTGTATGAAAGTGTAAGTGCTTCTGCAAGAACAGGATCGTAGGGAACTGTATGTTCATCATTGAGTCTGGCAAGCGTAGCATTTTCATCAAATGTGGAAAGGGCGTGTTCGATCTTTGCGATCAGGCTGAAAGATTCACTAATTTGCCGATTGTGCTGTGCCGGCAACGTGACGGTTGCGTAGGTACCCATGAGCATACGCGTTCTGGAGAGCATCTCCTCTGCGTGAAGGGAAAGGGTAATGAACAATGAAAGCAGCAGGATATTCAGTGAATGTTTCATAAAGAAAGTATATCCAAATGATGATATGATTGGAACGAAAAAAATGCAAGGAGACAGATGTGATGAAAAGCAGTGAAATTATCGATGCATTCCATTTCAGACACGCCTGCAAAGTGTTTAATGCAGAGAAGAAAATAAGTGATAATGATTTTATGACCATATTGGAAACAGGACGTTTAAGCCCCAGCTCTTTCGGTTTCGAGCCGTGGAAGTTCCTTGTGGTACAAAACAGCGAGCTGCGTGAAAAACTAAAACCTGTCACCTGGGGTGCACAGGGTACACTGCCGACTGCCAGCCACTTCGTGGTCATCCTGGCACGAAAGCAGAAGAGTATGCGTTATGACAGTGACTACATTACCCATATGATGTACGATGTACACAAGATCCCAGAAGAGCAGGCGGAACAAAGAAGAAGCTTTTACCAGACATTCCAGGAGAAAGATTTCAAACTCTTCGAGAGTGAAAGAGCCATGTTCGACTGGGCAGGGAAACAGACCTATATCGCCCTTGGCAATATGATGACCGCTGCTGCAATGCTGGGTATCGACAGTTGTCCCATTGAGGGGTTCAAGGCAGACGAGGTTGAAAAACTGATGGCGGAAGAGTTCGAGGTGGATACGGAAGAGTTCGGTGTCGCGGTCATGGTCGCCTTTGGCTACAGGGTGAACGAACAGCCTGAAAAGACGCGGCAAAGTATGGAAGATATCACACAGTGGTATAGATAAGAGGGGTTAGTTCCCTCTTTTTTCCAGAATCTTGATAATACCCTCCAGGTCTTTCTCATGCCCGAAGCAGCTGTTGGAGTTGCAGAGCATGAATCCGTCGTTGGTATCGTTCTTGAAGAAAGTGAAAGGGTAGGTGATCTTATCGAGTTCAGATATGTGTGGGGCGAGTCTGTCACTCTGTGCTTTGATGATGACGTCGTCTTTGAGATAGCGGATGACCATTTTGCTCATTTTGGGTGTTGAGATGGGCTGCCGCATGATGTCATAGGAGTGTATCTCGAGTGTCTTGAAAACGAATTTCTTGTAGACAGTATCGACCAGTGAGGAGAGGCTGTGCAGCAGAGAGATGACAGTAGCGACCGATGATGGGTAGGAACTGTCATAAATGTCGGCATCGGTCTCGAACTCGCCCCGCGAGAATTTCCATTTGCCATGTTGGTAATACTTCTCTATGGCATTGTTCGCCAGTTTGGTTGCGATGATGAGGTAGGTCTCGTCCAGCGTACTCTCATAGGCTTCGATAAGCGCTTCACCCAGGTAGGCATAATCTTCGAGGAAGGCCTGGATCTTTGGTTCTTTCCCTATGAGTGTGGAGTGGAAGAGTTGCGAGTTTATGTACATGGTCTCAAGCAGTCTGTCAAGGGATTTCTTGGCCTGTTTCAGGTACTTTTTCTCCACCCTCCCTGCCTGGAAAAGTGTACTGACCATCATGGCATTCCATGAAACGATCACTTTGGTGTCTATGAAAGGGTAGACCCGTTTCTCTTCCCTTCTTTTCCTCAGTGCTTCCAAGGCTTCTTCGTAGTAGGGAATATCGATATGGGCCGGGTCATCCACTCTGACGATATTCTTTCCTTCAAAATTCCCCTCTTTGGTAATGTGCAGGGCTTCAGCCAGTTTTGCATGTACTTTGGAAGGAATGCCTGCCTTGGCAAAAGATTTGAGCGCTTTCTCATAGGTGTAGACGAAGTATTTTCCCTCTTCCCCCTCTGTATCTGCATCGGAAGCGGAGTAGAAGAGGTTGTTTTCGCACATCTTCTTCAGCATGAAATCAAGTGTTTCAAAAGCGACATCCCTGTAGAAATCATTATGGGTGGCATGGTAGGCTTTGAGATAGACCGAAGCGAGCAGTGCATTGTCATAGGTCATCTTCTCGAAATGGGGTACCAGCCATTCATTGTCGGTGGAATAGCGGCAGAATCCGCCGTCGACCAGGTCCCGAAGCCCACCTCTTGCCATGGAGGAGAGAGAAAGTACGGCCATGTTGAGTGCCTCCTTCTCATCGGTGATACGGTAGAGGTCAAGCAGGAGTTCGAGGGTGGAAGCCTGTGGGAACTTTGGTGCCTTGTTAAAGCCACCTTCTTTGCTGTCAAAGAGCTGTTCCGCCTGTTTGAGTACCCTCGCCATGATGCTTCCGTCGAGTTTGGTCGCCTGTATCTTGTCCTCTTTGGGATTGAGGTGTTTGAGAACCCTGTCTGCCTCTTTAATGAGTACTTTTTTCTCGTTTTTGTATTTGTCTGCGATCACTTCAAGCAGGGAAGAGAAGCTCATCATGCCGTATTTGGGTTCATCGGGAATGTAGGTCGCCGAGTAGAAGGGTTTGAGCTCTTCGGTTAGAAAGATGGAGGTAGGCCAGCCTCCCGGACGCCCGTTCATCAGCTGGTAGACACTCTGGAAATGTTTGTCGATATCGGGACGTTCTTCCCGGTCCACCTTGATGGAGACGAAATATTTGTTGAGGAGCTTTGCCGTCTTTTCATCCTGGAACGATTCGTGTTCCATGACATGGCACCAGTGGCAGGAACTGTAGCCGATACTCAGAAAGATGGGCTTGTGTTCGTCACGGGCTTTTTTGAATGCCTCTTCTCCCCACGGATACCAGTCTACAGGATTGTCAGCATGCTGCTGAAGATAGGGAGAGTGCTCATTTTTAAGATGATTGGCCATTTTGTCCTCTTATTGATAAATGATTAATCGATTTGCGCTAATATTACACAGCTTATATACAAATAGTACAACAGAATACTATAAAAGTTTAACACAAAAGAGAGAAAATGCAGAATTTGATCAAAAAGTTACTTATATTAAGTCTACTTTTTAACGGTTTGGTATTTGGCGGCTTCAGCTCTGCCTTGAAGAAAAACAAGTTTTTACAGCCAGAAGAGGCATTTCAGATCAGTGCAGTCCAGAAGGATGATATGATCGAAACGAAGATCACTTTGGCAGATAAGATACATATCTATAAAGATGATCTGAAATACCGCATTGTTTCTCCTCAAAAAGTTGATCTGAAGCCTGTACTCCCCCCGGCACATGAGTTTGACGGCGATAAAGTTTACGAGAAAGAGCTTGTGGTCACTATTCCGGTCAAAGAGATCACACAAAAGGTGAAAGGCGATTATACACTGGAGATCGAAGTTGT
The window above is part of the Sulfurovum riftiae genome. Proteins encoded here:
- a CDS encoding NAD(P)H-dependent oxidoreductase, with protein sequence MKSSEIIDAFHFRHACKVFNAEKKISDNDFMTILETGRLSPSSFGFEPWKFLVVQNSELREKLKPVTWGAQGTLPTASHFVVILARKQKSMRYDSDYITHMMYDVHKIPEEQAEQRRSFYQTFQEKDFKLFESERAMFDWAGKQTYIALGNMMTAAAMLGIDSCPIEGFKADEVEKLMAEEFEVDTEEFGVAVMVAFGYRVNEQPEKTRQSMEDITQWYR
- a CDS encoding FAD:protein FMN transferase, producing the protein MKHSLNILLLSLFITLSLHAEEMLSRTRMLMGTYATVTLPAQHNRQISESFSLIAKIEHALSTFDENATLARLNDEHTVPYDPVLAEALTLSYSYYEETDGYFDVTIGSITKDLYRFGTERPQSPSKTALKHAKRNIDGFHVGKKHITSDEGIVIDLGGMGKGYAVDKTAQWLNEQNITQSIVGLSGDIRCLHTCELYLQSPFHEGMFAKVTAKILNLSISTSGTYHRYATRPEEHHLIDPKTATQGKAFVSVTLFTKADNARIDAYATAVSVMPKKKALAFLKEHKEIGYVLVEPDGNIIKGNLEPLVGCVPTHLHKH
- a CDS encoding thioredoxin domain-containing protein, whose protein sequence is MANHLKNEHSPYLQQHADNPVDWYPWGEEAFKKARDEHKPIFLSIGYSSCHWCHVMEHESFQDEKTAKLLNKYFVSIKVDREERPDIDKHFQSVYQLMNGRPGGWPTSIFLTEELKPFYSATYIPDEPKYGMMSFSSLLEVIADKYKNEKKVLIKEADRVLKHLNPKEDKIQATKLDGSIMARVLKQAEQLFDSKEGGFNKAPKFPQASTLELLLDLYRITDEKEALNMAVLSLSSMARGGLRDLVDGGFCRYSTDNEWLVPHFEKMTYDNALLASVYLKAYHATHNDFYRDVAFETLDFMLKKMCENNLFYSASDADTEGEEGKYFVYTYEKALKSFAKAGIPSKVHAKLAEALHITKEGNFEGKNIVRVDDPAHIDIPYYEEALEALRKRREEKRVYPFIDTKVIVSWNAMMVSTLFQAGRVEKKYLKQAKKSLDRLLETMYINSQLFHSTLIGKEPKIQAFLEDYAYLGEALIEAYESTLDETYLIIATKLANNAIEKYYQHGKWKFSRGEFETDADIYDSSYPSSVATVISLLHSLSSLVDTVYKKFVFKTLEIHSYDIMRQPISTPKMSKMVIRYLKDDVIIKAQSDRLAPHISELDKITYPFTFFKNDTNDGFMLCNSNSCFGHEKDLEGIIKILEKRGN